In Nocardioides faecalis, the following proteins share a genomic window:
- a CDS encoding sugar transferase: protein MMQRTRQKVASEPSRALRWLPLTLLALDLVALAAAGLIALWGRHGLTVFSTPTGLQESLGVAGVLTLPAWLAAIGIAGGYDRQVLGAGPDEFKRVVRATFVTAGALGVGCFLAKYQLSRGFFLLAFAAGLVLLLCVRLAMRKVLHRARRRGHLQERVLVAGTPQRIDEISRVLSRESWLGYGVIGAVVTTPSASSLEETAAGVPVLGSAADLLDVAEQNAADVIFLTGSVLGSGEDVKRLVWEVEQHGIEVVIAPSVVDISQERINVRPVGGVPLIHVGHARWAHAGRASKRVFDVVGSATLITLLSPVFLFAAVQIWLHDRGPLLFKHHRVGRHSERFECLKFRTMVVDAEAQVEKLQQKTGQAALLFKMKDDPRITKPGKWMRRFSVDELPQLFNVLRGDMSLVGPRPQVQREVDLYESGMERRLLVRPGMTGLWQVSGRNDLTPQEAMRLDVYYVDNWSMIQDIAILFRTVTAVFGSRGAY from the coding sequence ATGATGCAACGAACCCGGCAGAAGGTCGCCTCCGAGCCGAGCCGTGCCCTGCGCTGGCTCCCGCTCACGCTGCTCGCCCTCGACCTGGTCGCGCTCGCCGCGGCGGGTCTGATCGCGCTGTGGGGCCGCCACGGCCTGACCGTGTTCAGCACGCCTACCGGTCTGCAGGAGAGCCTCGGCGTCGCCGGCGTGCTGACCCTGCCGGCGTGGTTGGCCGCGATCGGGATCGCCGGCGGGTACGACCGCCAGGTGCTCGGTGCCGGGCCGGACGAGTTCAAGCGGGTCGTCCGCGCCACGTTCGTCACCGCCGGCGCCCTGGGCGTCGGCTGCTTCCTGGCGAAGTACCAGCTGTCCCGCGGCTTCTTCCTCCTCGCGTTCGCCGCCGGGCTCGTCCTGCTCCTCTGCGTGCGCCTGGCGATGCGCAAGGTGCTGCACCGGGCGCGGCGACGCGGCCACCTCCAGGAGCGCGTCCTCGTCGCCGGCACCCCGCAACGCATCGACGAGATCAGCCGCGTGCTGAGCCGTGAGTCGTGGCTGGGCTACGGCGTCATCGGAGCCGTGGTGACGACGCCCTCGGCGTCGTCGCTCGAGGAGACCGCCGCGGGCGTTCCGGTGCTCGGCTCCGCCGCCGACCTGCTCGACGTCGCCGAGCAGAACGCCGCCGACGTCATCTTCCTGACCGGCAGCGTCCTCGGCTCGGGCGAGGACGTCAAGCGGCTCGTCTGGGAGGTGGAGCAGCACGGCATCGAGGTCGTGATCGCGCCCAGCGTGGTCGACATCTCCCAGGAGCGCATCAACGTCCGGCCCGTGGGCGGGGTGCCGCTGATCCACGTCGGACACGCCCGCTGGGCCCACGCCGGCCGCGCCAGCAAGCGGGTCTTCGACGTCGTCGGCTCGGCGACGTTGATCACCCTGCTGTCGCCCGTCTTCCTCTTCGCCGCAGTGCAGATCTGGCTGCACGACCGAGGACCGCTGCTGTTCAAGCACCACCGGGTCGGACGGCACAGCGAGCGGTTCGAGTGCCTGAAGTTCCGCACCATGGTCGTGGACGCCGAGGCGCAGGTGGAGAAGCTGCAGCAGAAGACCGGCCAGGCCGCGTTGTTGTTCAAGATGAAGGACGACCCGCGGATCACCAAGCCGGGCAAGTGGATGCGCCGGTTCTCGGTCGACGAGCTGCCCCAGCTGTTCAACGTGCTGCGCGGCGACATGAGCCTGGTGGGTCCCCGGCCGCAGGTGCAGCGGGAGGTCGATCTCTACGAGAGCGGCATGGAGCGCCGGCTCCTGGTGCGTCCCGGCATGACCGGCTTGTGGCAGGTCTCCGGCCGGAACGACCTCACGCC